One Triticum dicoccoides isolate Atlit2015 ecotype Zavitan chromosome 4B, WEW_v2.0, whole genome shotgun sequence genomic window carries:
- the LOC119293710 gene encoding calmodulin-binding protein 25-like encodes MDALSCFAPPAMLSRSFADAAIARALHFSLSAGCSPVPEPSIVADLGACSAAATTASSSSCGPVAMLPPAAPSARCRLGPAGGRAGKRRPRPSKRVPTTYINTDAATFRLMVQHVTGAEAEPQVDADAGLGVLLSPFDFDHLLPSDPAAAAAQVAAYALPAAAAEQPCFPTLDSWNVMYDKN; translated from the coding sequence ATGGACGCCCTCTCCTGCTTTGCGCCGCCTGCGATGCTCTCCCGGTCCTTTGCGGACGCGGCCATCGCGCGCGCGCTCCACTTCTCTCTCTCGGCCGGCTGCTCCCCCGTCCCGGAGCCGTCCATCGTCGCCGACCTCGGCGCCTGCAGCGCGGCAGCCACgacggcctcgtcctcctcctgcggCCCCGTGGCGATGCTTCCCCCGGCGGCACCGTCCGCGCGTTGCAGGCTGGGACCCGCGGGCGGCCGCGCGGGGAAGCGCCGGCCGCGGCCGTCCAAGCGCGTGCCCACCACGTACATAAACACCGACGCGGCAACCTTCCGTCTCATGGTGCAGCACGTCACCGGCGCCGAGGCCGAGCCGCAGGTCGACGCCGACGCCGGCCTCGGTGTCCTCCTGTCGCCCTTCGACTTTGATCACTTGCTACCGTCGGACCCTGCGGCGGCCGCGGCCCAAGTCGCCGCGTACGCccttccggcggcggcggcagagcagcCGTGCTTCCCGACGCTGGACTCGTGGAACGTCATGTACGACAAGAACTAG